A single window of Flagellimonas maritima DNA harbors:
- a CDS encoding cation transporter: MKKTIFEITKMDCPSEENLIRIKLDEISSIVNLDFDIPNRKLTVFHSGEIDQIEKSVLELNLGGRKISTEQTDQTVFKENEKQKKLLWSVLVINFAFFLIEMATGIISKSMGLVADSLDMLADSFVYGISLFAVGGTLIKKKRIAKLAGYFQITVAIIGFVEVLRRFFGDEKLPNFSTMIIVSIFALLANGICLYILQKTKRKDEAHMKASMIFTSNDVIVNLGVIIAGILVNWLSSNKPDLIIGTIVFILVVQGAFRILKLST; this comes from the coding sequence GTGAAAAAAACAATATTTGAAATTACCAAAATGGACTGTCCATCGGAGGAAAATCTAATCCGAATAAAATTGGACGAAATTTCAAGTATTGTGAATTTGGACTTTGATATTCCAAATCGAAAATTGACTGTTTTTCACAGCGGAGAAATTGACCAAATCGAAAAGTCAGTTCTCGAACTGAACTTAGGTGGAAGGAAAATCTCAACGGAACAAACCGACCAAACGGTATTTAAAGAGAATGAAAAACAAAAAAAGCTACTTTGGTCTGTACTTGTCATAAACTTTGCTTTTTTCCTTATTGAAATGGCGACAGGAATTATCTCAAAATCGATGGGACTTGTTGCCGACAGTTTGGATATGCTTGCCGACAGTTTCGTTTATGGAATTAGTTTATTTGCGGTTGGCGGAACGTTGATTAAGAAAAAGCGGATTGCCAAACTTGCTGGATATTTTCAAATAACAGTTGCGATTATTGGGTTTGTAGAAGTTTTAAGAAGATTTTTTGGAGACGAGAAACTTCCCAATTTTTCAACAATGATCATCGTTTCAATTTTTGCACTCCTCGCAAACGGAATTTGTCTCTACATTTTACAAAAAACAAAGAGAAAAGACGAGGCACACATGAAAGCGAGCATGATTTTTACATCAAACGACGTAATTGTCAATTTAGGAGTAATAATCGCAGGGATTTTGGTAAATTGGTTGAGCTCCAACAAACCTGATTTGATTATCGGAACAATCGTTTTTATTTTGGTTGTTCAAGGAGCGTTTCGGATTTTGAAATTAAGCACGTGA
- the der gene encoding ribosome biogenesis GTPase Der encodes MGAIVAIVGRPNVGKSTFFNRLIQRREAIVDAVSGVTRDRHYGKSDWNGKEFSLIDTGGYVVGSDDIFEKEIDKQVELAIDEADAIIFMVDVESGVTGMDEDVAKLLRRVDKPIFLAINKVDNAQREADAVEFYALGLGDYFTLSSINGSGTGELLDALVKELPEIGEDENELPRFAVVGRPNAGKSSFINALIGEDRYIVTDIAGTTRDSIDTKYNRFGFEFNLVDTAGIRRKAKVREDLEFYSVMRSVRAIEHCDVCILLVDATRGFDGQVQNIFWLAQRNNKGIVILVNKWDLVEKETNSVKEYTQKIKKAIEPFDDVPILFISVLTKQRIFKAIETAVDVYKNRSKKVVTRKLNDIMLPIIEHTPPPAYKGKFVKIKFCTQLPTPYPQFAFFCNLPQYVRDPYKRFLENKLRENFDFSGVPITIFMRKK; translated from the coding sequence ATGGGTGCTATTGTTGCAATTGTAGGAAGGCCAAACGTGGGTAAATCCACTTTTTTTAATCGACTCATTCAACGTCGTGAAGCTATTGTGGATGCCGTTAGCGGCGTAACGCGTGACCGTCATTATGGAAAAAGTGACTGGAACGGCAAGGAATTTTCCCTTATTGATACTGGCGGGTATGTAGTAGGTAGCGACGATATTTTCGAGAAGGAAATAGACAAACAAGTTGAGCTCGCTATAGATGAGGCAGATGCCATTATTTTTATGGTTGATGTTGAATCTGGGGTAACGGGAATGGATGAAGATGTGGCTAAATTATTGCGCAGGGTCGACAAACCTATTTTTCTCGCCATAAATAAAGTGGACAATGCCCAACGTGAAGCCGATGCCGTGGAGTTTTATGCTTTAGGTCTTGGAGACTATTTCACTTTATCGAGTATAAATGGCAGTGGAACAGGGGAATTATTGGACGCGCTTGTAAAAGAACTACCGGAAATTGGAGAAGATGAAAATGAGCTACCAAGATTCGCAGTAGTGGGTAGGCCCAATGCAGGTAAATCCTCTTTTATCAACGCACTTATTGGAGAAGACCGTTATATAGTTACTGATATTGCCGGAACGACTCGGGATAGTATTGACACCAAATACAATAGATTTGGATTTGAATTCAATTTGGTAGATACGGCAGGAATCCGTAGAAAGGCAAAGGTAAGGGAAGATTTGGAGTTCTACTCTGTAATGCGCTCTGTAAGGGCAATAGAACATTGCGATGTTTGTATTTTGCTGGTAGATGCAACCCGTGGTTTTGACGGACAGGTGCAGAATATCTTTTGGCTGGCACAAAGAAACAATAAGGGAATAGTGATTTTGGTAAACAAATGGGATTTGGTCGAAAAAGAAACCAATTCAGTTAAAGAATATACCCAAAAGATAAAAAAGGCAATAGAACCTTTTGATGATGTCCCCATTCTATTCATATCCGTGTTGACGAAACAACGTATTTTTAAGGCAATTGAGACCGCTGTTGATGTCTATAAAAATCGTTCAAAAAAAGTAGTGACCCGAAAATTGAACGATATCATGCTTCCAATCATAGAACATACTCCGCCACCAGCTTACAAAGGAAAGTTTGTTAAGATTAAGTTTTGTACACAATTGCCCACGCCATATCCACAGTTTGCTTTTTTCTGTAACCTACCGCAATATGTACGTGACCCTTACAAACGCTTTCTGGAAAACAAGTTGAGAGAGAATTTTGACTTTAGTGGTGTTCCCATTACCATCTTTATGAGGAAGAAATAA
- a CDS encoding GTP-binding protein yields MKNIGNEIVLRPRFAISLNSDLEPLMEIFDQTKQDQLLVKRLDEHIYIRFRKKDTTFWSPQLHLELTSFEKGISHIHGVFGPNPTLWTFFMFLHFGIGTLFVILGVFAYSNYSLGHDITLWMVVMSFLVLIWFALYAFGRLGKSKGRPQMKQLKDYLQELISDFDKR; encoded by the coding sequence ATGAAAAACATAGGTAATGAAATCGTATTACGACCCAGGTTTGCTATCTCCTTGAATTCTGACCTTGAGCCTTTAATGGAGATTTTTGATCAAACCAAACAGGACCAATTGTTGGTCAAACGGTTGGATGAACACATCTATATTCGATTTAGAAAAAAGGATACCACATTTTGGTCTCCCCAACTTCATTTGGAACTCACCTCCTTTGAAAAAGGGATAAGCCATATACATGGGGTTTTTGGGCCAAATCCCACACTTTGGACTTTTTTTATGTTCCTACATTTTGGTATCGGTACACTTTTTGTCATTTTGGGAGTTTTTGCCTATTCAAATTATTCTTTGGGCCACGATATTACGCTTTGGATGGTCGTAATGTCATTTTTAGTATTGATTTGGTTTGCATTGTACGCATTTGGAAGACTGGGTAAGTCCAAAGGACGACCTCAAATGAAGCAACTAAAAGATTATCTGCAAGAGTTGATTTCCGATTTTGACAAAAGGTAA
- a CDS encoding choice-of-anchor I family protein, with amino-acid sequence MKNYLRLLFPAILILAFFSCEKIDDFIGDGGTDDDPVDDEIPVTQVDFEFYGTIQVGGEGASEISAFDPSTNKLFIVNVESTEISVFDLSDLSSPVRLNSITCINAGSPNSVAISDGKLAVAIEAEDKQANGYIELFDTDSQKEICSFKVGALPDMVTFTPDGEFIVCANEGEPNDEYTNDPIGSIGIINLDTKEISILDFESFNGMETSLEEKGFRVFGPNATLAMDVEPEYVTISEDSKKAWVTLQENNGIAVVNLETKQIENILPLGFKDYSAVGNEIDPSNRDDKKELRSVPVFGMYQPDAIAYYSVNGMDYVVTANEGDARDYDGFSEEERMADLVFDETVFPDAATLQLDENLGRLQSTTTLGDIDGDGDYDELYNYGARSFTIWSGQGQLVYDSGNDIAKKTLELTPAVFNGDDSRSDDKGAEPEAVTIQQIGDRQILFVGLERNNQIMVYDISNPSFPEFLQILETAGDVGPEGVLAIDAVDSPTGKELLVVSNEVSGTVTFYQND; translated from the coding sequence ATGAAAAATTACCTTAGACTATTATTCCCTGCAATTTTAATTCTTGCATTCTTTTCTTGCGAAAAAATAGATGATTTTATCGGTGATGGCGGAACGGACGACGACCCTGTTGATGATGAAATTCCCGTGACCCAAGTCGATTTTGAATTTTATGGAACCATTCAGGTTGGGGGAGAGGGGGCTTCAGAAATATCTGCTTTTGATCCCTCTACAAACAAACTTTTCATTGTTAATGTGGAAAGTACCGAAATTTCTGTTTTTGACCTTTCAGACCTGAGCAGCCCAGTAAGACTAAATTCAATTACCTGTATTAATGCGGGATCTCCAAACAGTGTTGCCATAAGCGATGGCAAATTGGCGGTCGCAATAGAAGCTGAAGATAAACAGGCCAATGGTTATATTGAATTATTTGATACTGATTCCCAGAAAGAAATCTGCAGCTTTAAAGTAGGTGCTTTACCGGATATGGTAACATTTACTCCAGACGGTGAATTTATTGTGTGTGCGAACGAAGGTGAACCCAACGATGAATATACAAATGACCCTATCGGTTCCATTGGTATCATAAATTTGGATACAAAAGAAATTTCCATTTTGGATTTTGAGAGCTTTAATGGAATGGAAACCAGTTTGGAAGAAAAGGGATTTCGTGTATTTGGACCAAATGCAACGTTGGCAATGGATGTAGAGCCAGAATATGTAACGATTTCGGAAGATTCAAAAAAAGCATGGGTCACTTTGCAGGAGAATAACGGAATTGCGGTAGTGAATCTGGAAACAAAGCAAATCGAGAATATTCTTCCTTTAGGTTTTAAAGACTATTCGGCCGTTGGAAATGAAATAGACCCAAGTAACCGAGATGACAAAAAAGAGCTGCGCAGTGTTCCCGTATTTGGAATGTACCAACCAGATGCCATAGCATATTATTCCGTTAACGGCATGGACTATGTAGTTACCGCCAACGAAGGCGATGCACGTGATTACGATGGCTTTTCAGAAGAGGAGCGCATGGCAGATTTGGTTTTTGATGAAACTGTTTTTCCTGACGCCGCTACCTTGCAATTAGATGAAAATTTAGGACGTTTGCAATCAACTACCACACTGGGGGATATTGATGGTGATGGTGATTACGATGAGCTATATAATTACGGCGCCCGTTCCTTTACAATATGGTCTGGACAAGGGCAATTGGTCTATGATAGTGGAAACGATATTGCCAAGAAAACCTTGGAACTTACCCCTGCCGTATTCAATGGAGACGATAGCCGTAGTGATGATAAAGGAGCTGAACCCGAAGCAGTGACCATTCAGCAAATAGGGGACAGGCAAATTCTATTTGTTGGCCTGGAACGAAACAATCAAATTATGGTTTACGATATTTCCAATCCAAGTTTCCCGGAATTCCTGCAAATTTTGGAAACTGCCGGTGATGTAGGCCCAGAGGGTGTTTTGGCGATTGATGCTGTGGATAGTCCAACAGGTAAAGAACTGTTGGTGGTCAGTAACGAAGTAAGTGGAACGGTTACTTTTTATCAGAACGATTAA
- the era gene encoding GTPase Era encodes MKKHKSGFVNIIGNPNVGKSTLMNAFVGEKLSIITSKAQTTRHRILGIVNGDDFQVILSDTPGIIKPAYELQSSMMNFVKLAFEDADVMLYMVEIGEKALKDEAFFRKIQNSKIPVLLLLNKIDTSEQHILEEQIQHWQELLPTAEIHPISALENFNVKQVFERILELLPEAPPYYPKDQLTDKPERFFVNETIREKILMHYKKEIPYAVEVETEEFFEDDDIIRIRSIIMVERDTQKGIIIGHKGSALKRVGVEARKDLEKFFSKQVHIELYVKVNKNWRSNSRQLKRFGYNN; translated from the coding sequence ATGAAAAAGCATAAATCAGGATTTGTAAATATAATTGGCAATCCAAATGTGGGCAAGTCTACCTTGATGAATGCTTTTGTTGGTGAAAAACTGTCCATAATAACTTCAAAGGCACAAACCACTCGGCATCGAATTTTAGGAATTGTAAATGGAGATGATTTTCAGGTCATTCTTTCTGATACGCCAGGAATCATAAAACCGGCTTATGAATTACAAAGTTCTATGATGAATTTTGTGAAATTGGCATTTGAGGATGCCGATGTTATGCTATACATGGTCGAAATAGGAGAAAAGGCTCTAAAGGACGAGGCTTTTTTCAGAAAAATCCAGAACAGTAAAATCCCTGTATTGTTGCTTCTGAATAAAATCGACACTTCTGAACAACACATATTGGAGGAACAGATACAGCATTGGCAGGAATTGCTTCCCACAGCGGAAATACATCCCATCTCCGCTTTGGAAAACTTTAATGTGAAGCAAGTTTTTGAACGGATTTTAGAATTATTGCCAGAAGCTCCGCCCTACTACCCCAAAGACCAGTTAACGGATAAACCGGAACGTTTTTTTGTGAATGAGACTATCAGGGAAAAAATATTGATGCACTACAAAAAGGAAATCCCTTATGCCGTTGAGGTAGAGACCGAGGAATTTTTTGAGGACGATGATATTATCAGAATCCGTTCCATAATAATGGTGGAAAGGGATACTCAGAAAGGAATAATCATAGGGCATAAAGGCAGTGCCCTAAAACGTGTTGGTGTAGAAGCTAGGAAAGATTTGGAAAAATTCTTTAGCAAGCAGGTGCATATAGAGCTCTACGTTAAGGTAAATAAAAACTGGCGCAGTAATTCCCGTCAGCTGAAACGTTTTGGTTACAATAACTAA
- a CDS encoding alanine/glycine:cation symporter family protein, translated as MKAINDFLSAMIPYTEWAMLILLIGGGLFLIFKSKFLPYRYFGHAIAITAGKYDKEGAEGDVSHLQALSAAVAATVGLGNISGVAIAIYMGGPGVVFWIWMTALIGMCIKFYSCSLSIMFRGKDSEGKLQGGPMFYIMQGMGKKAKPLATFFCIAGLFGFLGVFTANQFTQTFMNVVNPNETLALLGDFNWKLIIGIVLAIITSFVIFGGLKKIAKVASAIVPFMVLVYFVAVLIVMFTNATEVWPSLKLIITEAFNFDTMVKGGFWGLVILGVRRAMFSNEAGLGSAPMYHGQSKTDEPVQEGLVAMLGPFIDTIIVCTLTAIVIILSGAYLEAESNGILMTLIAFKKMLFGYGDILLMIIVSAFALSTLFTYSYYGVKCLSFLTNAKIGKYYNWYFVATIVFAAVASVDLVINLIDLAYALMVIPNMLAVLYLSPKVNLAAKSYFSKMKNEKA; from the coding sequence ATGAAAGCAATTAACGATTTCTTGTCTGCAATGATACCCTACACTGAATGGGCAATGCTTATTCTTTTGATTGGGGGCGGATTGTTCTTGATATTTAAATCCAAGTTTTTGCCTTATCGATATTTTGGGCATGCAATTGCGATTACAGCAGGAAAATATGATAAAGAAGGCGCAGAGGGGGATGTTAGCCATCTACAGGCATTATCTGCTGCGGTCGCTGCCACGGTAGGCCTAGGGAATATTTCGGGAGTGGCAATCGCAATATATATGGGAGGCCCAGGAGTGGTTTTTTGGATTTGGATGACTGCGTTAATAGGCATGTGCATCAAATTTTATTCCTGTAGCCTTTCTATAATGTTTCGCGGAAAAGATTCTGAGGGAAAATTACAGGGAGGGCCAATGTTCTATATTATGCAGGGAATGGGCAAAAAAGCCAAACCTTTGGCCACCTTTTTCTGTATAGCGGGTCTCTTTGGTTTTCTTGGAGTCTTTACGGCAAATCAATTTACCCAAACCTTTATGAATGTGGTAAACCCGAATGAAACACTTGCTTTGCTCGGGGATTTTAATTGGAAATTGATTATCGGGATTGTTCTTGCTATTATCACATCGTTCGTGATATTCGGAGGGCTAAAAAAAATAGCTAAGGTTGCATCGGCAATCGTTCCTTTTATGGTGCTTGTATACTTTGTTGCAGTCCTGATTGTAATGTTTACAAACGCTACAGAAGTTTGGCCTTCTCTAAAATTGATTATTACCGAAGCCTTTAATTTTGATACCATGGTAAAAGGTGGCTTCTGGGGACTTGTGATTCTTGGAGTTCGTCGCGCCATGTTTTCAAATGAAGCTGGTTTGGGAAGTGCACCTATGTACCATGGGCAATCCAAAACCGATGAACCTGTACAAGAAGGTTTGGTTGCAATGCTCGGGCCTTTTATAGATACCATCATCGTTTGCACACTGACTGCAATAGTAATAATACTCAGCGGAGCTTATTTAGAAGCCGAAAGTAATGGAATACTGATGACCTTGATCGCTTTCAAAAAAATGTTGTTTGGATATGGGGATATACTGTTAATGATAATTGTTTCAGCATTCGCACTATCTACCTTATTTACCTATTCGTATTATGGCGTAAAATGTCTTTCTTTTTTGACGAACGCAAAAATCGGAAAATATTATAATTGGTATTTTGTGGCCACTATTGTTTTTGCGGCAGTGGCTTCGGTTGATTTGGTTATCAATTTAATTGATTTGGCTTATGCACTTATGGTAATTCCAAACATGTTAGCAGTACTTTATCTTTCTCCAAAAGTAAATTTGGCAGCTAAAAGTTATTTCTCAAAAATGAAAAATGAAAAAGCATAA
- a CDS encoding sensor histidine kinase, translating into MSALKIASIAQISILFPKVVFTYWVVYKLLPEKSSTATKCLKLFWAFLITLLLHQLLALYVALPFAYLEIIPSILNFISLNRLSSAVIDILFVAGIGTALITIHRNKLSKERERELEKEKTTAELRLLRQQINPHFLLNTLNNLFVLARKKSKTTSEAIMKLSNLMKYVLYDATFEKVPLTNEIALINDYIELERLRYGKRLQLNFDMEGDITGELPPMLLHSLIENAFKHGASESLKDSKIDIALTVNHKELIFNVSNTYDKNALNNTQGIGLKNLKRQLELQYPDHVLETSSKDGIYKVLMKIQLTE; encoded by the coding sequence TTGAGCGCTTTAAAAATTGCTTCAATAGCCCAGATCAGCATTCTATTTCCAAAAGTCGTTTTTACCTATTGGGTAGTATATAAATTATTACCAGAGAAATCAAGTACTGCTACAAAATGCTTAAAACTTTTCTGGGCCTTCCTGATTACTTTATTATTACATCAACTACTAGCTTTATACGTAGCACTTCCGTTTGCGTATCTAGAAATCATCCCCAGCATACTGAATTTTATATCTTTAAATCGTTTATCCTCCGCTGTTATAGATATCCTTTTTGTTGCGGGTATAGGTACTGCCCTTATCACAATTCATAGGAACAAACTGTCAAAAGAACGGGAACGGGAACTTGAAAAGGAAAAAACAACAGCTGAACTGAGGTTGCTTCGACAACAGATAAATCCTCATTTTTTGTTAAACACCCTGAACAATCTTTTTGTACTTGCCAGAAAAAAATCGAAAACTACCTCAGAAGCAATTATGAAGCTTTCAAATTTGATGAAATATGTACTTTATGACGCCACTTTTGAAAAAGTTCCACTCACCAATGAAATTGCCTTAATCAATGATTATATTGAATTGGAAAGATTGAGATATGGCAAAAGGCTTCAGCTAAATTTTGACATGGAAGGTGATATAACTGGAGAACTACCTCCAATGCTATTGCATTCCTTAATCGAAAATGCTTTTAAGCACGGTGCAAGTGAAAGTTTGAAGGATAGTAAAATTGACATCGCGCTAACGGTAAACCATAAGGAGCTTATTTTTAATGTTTCCAACACATATGACAAAAACGCTTTAAACAATACACAGGGCATAGGCCTAAAAAACCTAAAACGACAATTAGAACTCCAATATCCTGACCATGTTCTTGAAACTTCTTCTAAAGATGGTATTTACAAAGTCTTGATGAAAATTCAACTCACGGAATGA
- a CDS encoding LytR/AlgR family response regulator transcription factor, translating to MNVIKCHIVEDEPLAAELLTDYIEQIPFLKLHGISVTAIEASLVLNKIDIQLLFLDLHLPGMKGFDFIKGLYNPPKVIVTSAYPQYALEGYDLNIVDYLVKPIKFERFFRAVNKLQIHTSPEFNKKVVYFHENRRNVPVEEDDIYFIEAQGNYIKVYLKNSMISCKTTLKKTILNISDSKFLRIHKSFVISCSKIESFNKNYVTVLNRELPIGRFYKNSVNDAINRIFR from the coding sequence ATGAATGTTATTAAATGTCATATTGTTGAGGATGAGCCTTTGGCGGCAGAATTGCTTACAGACTATATTGAGCAAATTCCCTTTCTAAAACTGCACGGTATTAGTGTGACAGCGATAGAAGCCTCATTGGTTTTGAATAAAATCGATATTCAATTATTGTTTCTGGACCTTCATTTGCCAGGCATGAAAGGTTTCGATTTTATTAAAGGACTCTATAACCCGCCCAAGGTCATAGTCACTTCTGCATACCCTCAGTACGCTTTGGAAGGTTACGACCTAAATATTGTTGACTATCTGGTAAAGCCTATAAAATTTGAACGTTTCTTTCGCGCAGTGAACAAATTGCAAATCCATACTTCGCCAGAATTCAATAAAAAGGTAGTTTATTTCCATGAAAATAGAAGAAACGTTCCCGTTGAAGAAGATGACATCTATTTTATAGAGGCCCAAGGGAACTATATTAAGGTATATTTAAAAAATAGCATGATTTCCTGTAAAACCACTTTAAAAAAAACAATCTTGAATATATCGGATTCCAAATTTCTTAGAATACACAAGTCTTTTGTCATCTCATGCTCCAAAATTGAATCATTTAATAAGAATTACGTCACTGTTTTAAATCGTGAATTGCCTATTGGGAGGTTTTATAAAAATTCTGTAAACGATGCAATCAATCGGATTTTTCGATAA
- a CDS encoding MFS transporter: MKFPKLVSPKIFPILLVNFIGILGYSIVVPILIFIVTDMGGNGFIYGILGAMYPFFQFIGAPILGRLSDRIGRKKVLVISQLGTFMAWTLFLLAFILPETVLWTQSTGLTGSYIMTLPLIIIFIARIFDGFTGGNVSVANAYLSDISTDEDRNSNFGKMGASTSLGFVLGPAFAGILASTILGEILPLILAALISLIAIFVINTQLKESVPCVVNTGKINFKSFRRFFQVEHKDCYQEGELQSSAPNVGLKSIVKIPGIPILYLVYFLTFLGFSLFYAGLPIYANTILDWSSTDLGIFLAYSSFIMVVVQGPVLTRLEGKISNEKLILIGSLILALSFFLLSYGNLVVLYMANTLLSIGNGLMWPSFMALLSRVGTASMQGAIQGYGNSMGSIASMFGLILGGILFEFLATTVFIIGGCIFLLITIFTWFNSIKQRKEVKLAT, encoded by the coding sequence ATGAAATTCCCCAAGCTGGTTTCACCTAAAATATTTCCAATTCTATTGGTGAATTTTATAGGCATTCTGGGCTATAGTATTGTAGTTCCCATTCTTATTTTTATAGTTACGGATATGGGCGGCAACGGTTTTATTTATGGAATCTTAGGAGCCATGTATCCCTTTTTTCAATTTATCGGCGCACCTATTTTAGGAAGACTCTCAGATAGAATCGGCAGAAAAAAGGTTCTGGTAATAAGCCAACTGGGAACATTTATGGCATGGACACTTTTCTTGCTCGCTTTTATTCTTCCTGAGACCGTATTATGGACACAAAGTACAGGTCTTACGGGTAGCTACATTATGACATTACCGTTGATCATTATTTTTATTGCCAGAATTTTTGATGGTTTTACGGGTGGGAACGTTTCTGTGGCCAACGCTTATTTATCAGACATTTCTACGGATGAGGATAGAAATTCCAATTTTGGAAAAATGGGGGCTTCGACCAGTTTAGGTTTTGTTCTTGGTCCTGCCTTTGCAGGAATTTTGGCCTCAACGATTCTAGGCGAAATACTGCCTTTGATTTTGGCAGCCCTAATTTCCTTGATTGCTATTTTTGTGATAAACACACAACTAAAAGAAAGTGTTCCCTGTGTTGTAAATACAGGTAAAATAAATTTTAAATCATTTCGAAGGTTTTTTCAGGTAGAACACAAGGATTGTTATCAAGAAGGCGAGTTGCAATCCAGTGCGCCAAACGTAGGATTAAAATCGATAGTAAAAATACCTGGGATACCTATCCTTTATTTGGTATATTTCCTCACTTTTCTTGGCTTCAGTCTCTTTTATGCGGGCTTGCCCATATATGCAAATACTATTTTGGATTGGTCTTCTACAGACTTGGGAATTTTTTTGGCTTACTCCAGCTTTATTATGGTTGTTGTGCAAGGGCCCGTTTTAACTAGATTGGAGGGTAAAATCAGTAATGAAAAGCTTATACTTATAGGTTCTTTAATATTGGCATTGTCCTTTTTTTTACTATCCTACGGAAACTTGGTAGTTCTATATATGGCCAATACGTTATTATCAATAGGCAATGGTTTAATGTGGCCCAGTTTTATGGCATTATTGTCAAGGGTGGGCACTGCATCCATGCAAGGGGCCATTCAGGGTTATGGAAACAGTATGGGCAGTATTGCCAGTATGTTCGGATTGATATTGGGTGGGATTCTATTTGAGTTTTTAGCTACGACCGTCTTTATAATTGGGGGCTGTATTTTTTTATTGATTACTATTTTTACTTGGTTCAATTCCATTAAACAACGCAAAGAAGTGAAACTGGCTACATAG
- a CDS encoding CPXCG motif-containing cysteine-rich protein, producing MLEHFFQCPYCWEEISFLLDTSISQTYVEDCEVCCNPIEVSTAFQNQDLIQFEAKELGQ from the coding sequence ATGCTGGAACATTTTTTTCAATGCCCTTATTGCTGGGAAGAAATTTCTTTTTTGTTGGATACGTCAATTTCTCAGACTTATGTGGAGGATTGCGAGGTGTGCTGTAACCCCATTGAAGTTTCCACAGCTTTTCAAAACCAAGACTTAATTCAATTTGAAGCCAAAGAATTGGGGCAATAA